A genome region from Aphelocoma coerulescens isolate FSJ_1873_10779 chromosome Z unlocalized genomic scaffold, UR_Acoe_1.0 ChrZ, whole genome shotgun sequence includes the following:
- the SMIM15 gene encoding small integral membrane protein 15, whose translation MFDIKAWAEYIVEWAAKDPYGFLTTVILALTPLFVISAALSWKLAKMIEAREREQKKKQKRQENIAKAKRTKKD comes from the coding sequence atgTTCGATATTAAGGCTTGGGCTGAATACATCGTGGAGTGGGCTGCCAAGGACCCCTATGGCTTTCTCACAACCGTGATCTTGGCCCTCACGCCGCTGTTTGTAATTAGTGCAGCGCTGTCATGGAAGCTTGCAAAAATGATTGAGGCCAGGGAACGAGagcaaaagaagaaacagaaacgCCAGGAGAACATTGCAAAGGCCAAACGAACAAAGAAGGAttaa